GAAACTCCTTGGTGAGGTACGAATACAGTAGAGCGTATTGACGAGACGGGGTCGCCTAGACAAATGCAGATGAGGGGTTCATCGGCATGGATGCAGAATGTAACTTGTTGACGGCTTGTGGGCAAGCGTGACAAGCATTGCTGAGCAGAAATTTTTATCGATGTGTTTTCTGCTGTGTTTTATGTTGATAAAACGCTTCCCGAAGTTTCACACACATTATGTGAACAAGATTGTGGACAAGTAGCGAACTCGATATTGAAGTCCATGATTTAAAAGGAATTTTTCCCGCTGTTGCAAAAACAGGCAGGTTTTGCCGGCGCTGCGCGCGCAAAGTTCTCCACAGATTTTGGGGATAACTTTGTGCACAAGCGCACTGGATTCATCTGAAGTCATTGATTGGAAACGCATTTTCACCAGTGTGAAGGAATGCCGCAAATGCGCCTGAAACAGGGCTTTACGGATGGCGAGAGAAATTTTCACCATCATCCGTGATCGTTTTGCCATGCTTACCTGGCGCATATCCGACACATATCCACAAGCCGGCAGAAATCCGCAGTTACCCACAGAATATGTGGATAAGCTTGTGCGCAAGCTCACTGCATTCAGGACAAGCCTTTGATTTGTTTCACTTTTCCATTACTGTGCAGCGGCTGTGCTTTACAATATCAGCGCTCCCTGTTCCGCCTACTTCAACGGACAAGGTAATTATTTGAATCGAAAGCCAGCATGAATCTCTCCAGCCCTCCCGACAACCGTTCCAGCGGCCCTCAGATATTGACGGTGTCCGCCTTGAATCAAGCCGTTGCGCGGATGCTGGAACGCAGTTTTCCACTGGCCTGGGTCTCGGGCGAAATCTCGAATTTCAAGAGCTACGCATCCGGCCACTGGTACTTCACGCTGAAGGACGATGCAGCGCAAGTGCGCGGCGTGATGTTCAAGGGCCGCGCCCAGCATGCTGGCTTTACCCCGCGCGACGGCGACAAGGTGGAAGTGCGGGCGCTGGTGACCCTGTACGCCGCGCGCGGCGACTATCAGCTCAATGTCGAGGCGATCCGGCGCGCCGGCGTCGGCAATCTGTACGAAGCGTTTTTGCGCCTGAAAGAAAAACTCAACGCCGAAGGCTTGTTCGATCCGGCGCGCAAACGGCCGCTGCCGCCGTTCGCCCGAACCATCGGCATCGTCACCAGCCTTCAGGCGGCGGCGCTGCGCGATATCCTGACCGCGCTGGCGCGCCGTGCGCCGCATGTGCGCGTGATTCTGTACCCGACGCCGGTGCAAGGCGACGGCGCCGCGGAAAAAATCGCGCGCGCCATCAACACCGCGGCGGCGCGCGCCGAATGCGAGTTGCTGCTGGTGTGCCGCGGCGGCGGCAGCATCGAAGATCTGTGGTCGTTCAATGACGAAGCGGTGGCGCGCGCGATTGTCGCCGCGCCGATGCCGGTGATTTCCGGAGTCGGCCACGAGACCGACTTCACCATCGCCGACTTTGCCGCCGACCTGCGCGCCGCCACCCCGACCGCCGCCGCCGAGCTGGCCACGGTGCCGCGCGGCGACTGGCTGGCGACGCTGGAAGCGCACGCCGACGACCTCACCCGCGCCTTGCGCCGGCAGCTGGGCGAAGCCAGCCAGACGCTGGACTGGCTGGGACGCCGCCTGAGCAGCCCGGCCGCCACCATTGCCCACGAACGAGTCAAGTTGCAAAGCCTGCACAGCCGCTTGCTGCACGCCACCCGCATTCCGCTGACGCAGTCGCGCTACGCCCTGCTCAACCTGCGCACCCGCCTGGCCGCGCGGATTCCCGATACCACGGCGCCACGCAGCGCACTGCTGGAGCAGAGCCGCCGCCTCGGCAGCGCGCTGGCGGCAAAAAACAAGGACCGGCGGCAGGCGCTGGCAGCGCTCAATGCGCAACTCGAACTGCTGAATCCGCAGCGCACGCTGGAACGCGGCTACGCCATCGTTTCCGACGCCAAAGGGCATGTAATCCGCACGCCGCAAGCCTTGCAGCCACGCCATTTCGTTACTGTCCAACTGGCAGAAGGCAGCGCCAAGGTCGGCATAGACAGCGTGCAGGCAACACTGGATTGAGCAACGATTTTGCTGGATGCGGCGCAGGCCACATAATGGATGGAATAAAAAGGAGCCGGAAAGCGCAAGCTTGCTGCATGGAATAGCTAAGCGCTTTACAATAGCTCTTTCCTGGAAACTGTTCATCACTTGTACTTGTATAGGCAACAGCTTCTTTGTAATCCCAATAAAACTATAGGAAGGACGCACAACATGGCACACACTCTCCCGCCCCTGCCGTACGCTCTGGATGCATTAGCTCCACACATTTCCAAAGAGACTCTGGAATTTCACTATGGCAAGCATCACCAGACCTATGTGACCAACCTGAACAACCTGATCCCAGGCACAGAATTCGAAAACGCATCCCTGGAAGATATCGTCAAGAAATCGTCCGGCGGCGTCTTCAACAATGCAGCGCAAATCTGGAACCACACTTTCTACTGGCATAGCCTGTCGCCGGTAGCACAAGGTGGCGGCGGCGCACCAACCGGCGCATTGGCAGATGCGATCAACGCCAAGTGGGGTTCGTTCGACAACTTCAAGGCTGAACTGACCAAGACTGCAGTCGGCACTTTCGGTTCCGGCTGGGCCTGGCTGGTGAAGAATGCTGACGGTTCGCTCGGTCTGGTGTCGACTTCCAACGCAGCTACCCCACTGACTACCGACGCTAAGCCTTTGATCACCGTCGACGTCTGGGAACATGCGTACTACATCGACTACCGCAACGCCCGTCCAAAATACCTGGAAGCATTCTGGGCATTGGCGAATTGGGAATTTGCTTCGAAGAATTTCGCATAACACGCAATTTACTACAGCCGGCCAGGAATAAAAGACTGACCGGCATGCATGTTAAAAAGCGCCTGCTTCACCGTAGGCGCTTTTTTTTCGCCTTTTTTTTGTTAGCCGCCTCTCGCCATTATTGCTGCCAGCTCGCCTCATAAGCATCCAGGGCCGATGGCGGCAGATCGAAATGCGGCGGCGTCTCCGTCATCTGCTCGGCCGGCGCGATCGCACTGAGTTCGCCGAAGGAGGACGGGATCGTCTGCCGCCACTGATCGACTTCGGCAGCGCTGAGATCGGCATGCTGTAAGCCGTCGGCAAGGCGCGGCATGGACTGCAGCCAGCGGCCGGTTTGCGCCAGCGAAACCCGCGCCCGCCAGCCGCCACCTTCTATGGCCCGCCTTTGCAGCGCAGTGATGGCGCAGAAAGCAGCCAGGTAACCGGTGGCATGATCCAGCGCCTGGCAAGGCAGCTTGCCGGGCTTGTCGCTGCTTGCGGCCTGCCCCTCTTCCCAGGCGATGCCGGTAGCCGACTGCACCAGGCTGTCGAAGCCGCGCCGCTCGGCCCAAGGGCCTGCATGGCCGTAGGCAGACAGACGGATCTCGATCAGGCCCGGCCGCAGCGCCTGCAATTCCTCACTGGAAAAGCCGTGCGCGGCGAGTGCGCCGGGGCGGTATGCGTGCAGGAAAATATCGGCGTCGCGTATCAGTTCGCGCAGGCGCTGACGCCCTGCCTCGTTGCGCAAATCCAGCTGGGCGGCACGCTTGCCGCGGCCGTTGTCGATCACCAGCGTCGGGATGTTCGGCAAGTGCGCGGCGCCTATCGCCAGCACTTCGGCGCCATGCTGGGCCAGCGTGCGCCCCGCTACCGGCGCTGCAATCACACGCGACAGATCGAGCACGCGCACGCCGCTGAGCGGACGTTGCAAGCTGCCGCGCAGCAGTTCTGGAACACTGTCGGCGATGCGTTCGATTTCGAACAGCGGCAAACCGGCGATGGCAGCCGCCTGCGGATGGGCCAGCCATTCGTCGGGACTGCGTATCAGCGCTGCGCACATGCCCTCTTGCGCCAGGCGCGCATCGAGTTCGCTGGCCTGCCAGCCGGCGATGGCGGCAGCCACGGCGGTACGATTGCCGGCGCATTGCAGGACCCGCAGCACGCCGTCGCGGTGATGCGGAAAATTGGTATGCAGCTGTAGCCAGCGGCCGTCGCCGGCCTGGTAGTAGCCGGCGATCGGACTCCAGGGATCGGCCGGCGGCTTGCCGTCTATCAGCAGATAGCGTTCGCTGCGGAAGATGGCCAGCGCATGGCGCTGGTCGAGCATCACACTTTGCCGGCGGCCGCTGCGTAAACGCCAGAACTCGGCCGCCGCCAGCGCCTGCGCGCCGATGGTGGCGGACGCCAGCGCGCCGACCTGGAACTGCGAAGGCAACTGTTGCGCCAAGTTGGAAAAACTGAGCTGCTCCAGGGCATCCGGCGCTTGGCCGGCGAGATCCCAGAGCGTGTTGAGCAATTGATCGGCCATGGTATCGGCTTGCATGATCGTCCTTATGGAAAGTAAGGGCCCATTAGGAAATAAGTTGGGCATTTGGGCGGCCGTAGCTGGATGCGATGCAAGGCGCACGACGCGCCGCAGTGCGAGCACTGCAAGCGGTGGGCAACGCAGCAGCGCACCAGCTACGGCCAGCACAAATGTTCAACTTATTTTCTAATGGGGCCTAAAGATTCAGTCTAGAATTTGGCGACCGGCCGCGTCAATCTTGATTGCGGCAATCAATACAAAGAAATTTCCAAATGAAGAAATTGCTTAGCGCGGCTGAAGCCGCCAGCCTGCTCGGCGTCAGTACCGCTACATTGTATTCCTATGTTAGCCGCGGCATGCTCAGTTCCCTGCCTGGCAACAGCGAACGCAGCAAGCTGTATCCGCGCGACCAGGTGCTGCGCCTGGTGGCCCGCCGCAAGGACGGCCGCCAGGCCGGCCACACAGTAGAACAGGCGATCGACTGGGGCAAGCCGATCCTGGAATCGCGCATCACCCTGATCGAGCATGGCGTCATCCGCTACCGCGGCCACGACGCCATGAAGCTGGCGCACAGCGCCACCCTGGAACAGGTCGCCATGATCCTGTGGGACAGCAAGGATTGCTTCGATGGCGCCGTCCCCGTCATCGATCCGCAACGCTGGTCAGCCATGCGCCAGCCGTTTGCCGGCTGCCTGCCGCTGCAACGCGGCGCCGCCCTGCTGGCGGCTGCGGCGCCTTTATTGACGCAGTCTGATGGACCGAGGGACGGCGCACAGCTGATGCGGCTGCTGGCGGCGGCATTGCTGGATGCCGATATACGCACCGCGCCCTTGCATCAGCAATGCTGCGACGCCTGGCATCTAGACGCAGGGCATGCGGACCTGCTGCGAGCGGCGCTGATCGCCTGCGCCGATCATGAATTGAATGTCTCCACCTTTACCGTCCGCTGCGTGGCCTCGACCGGCGCCGCACTTCCAGCGGCGCTGCTGGCTGGTTTGTCGGCCTTGTCCGGTCCGCGCCATGGCGGTGAATCACTGCGCGTGCGGGCCATGATCGACGCCGCCATGGCCAGCGAGGACATGCGCGGCGTGCTGCAGCGGCATTTGAGCCAGCCCGTCTTCATGCTGGGCTACGGCAGCCGGCTGCCGGGTTTCGGTCATCCCCTGTATCCGGACGGTGATCCGCGCGGCCGCATGCTGATCCAGATGCTGGCGGCGCAGGCAGGCAACGCCAAGACCGCGGCGCTGCTGGCGATCGCCGATACTGCCAGCGAGCTCAGCGGACAAGCGTCGAATATCGATTTCGCGCTGGCGGCAATCGAGCACGCCTTCGGACTGGCGCGCGGTGCCTCGCAAACCCTGTTCGCACTAGGCCGCTGCGCCGGCTGGATCGCCCACGCCAAGGAACAGGCGGCGAGCGGGCAACTGATCAGGCCGCGGGCGCGCTATGTGGGATCCTTCGATTTTCTAGATTAGTTCGCGGGCCTGGCGATCGCCCGCCACAACATCCTGAACAGCGCATTCGCCTGCAGCGCCAGCGCTTCCGTCTCGCCGCGCATGGTGTGCATGTGCACCAGCCGCTCCAGGATGCCGATGAAATAATCCAGCAGGATTTTTTCATCCACCTCATCCGTCAGGACGCCTTCCGCCCTGCCGTCTGTCAAGGTTTTCATCAGGACTTCCATCATTTCCGGCTGGCGGAAAGTGCGGTCGCGGCCCCATGCGCTGATCTGCAGCGAGCTCATGATCAGCTGGCTCACCTTGGGATTGCGGTCGAAGAAATCCAATACTACCCAGAACACCTTGCGCAGCTTGTCCTGGCAGCTTTCGATGCCTTGCAAGTGATCGAGCATGCGCGAGGCCAGCGTACCCAGCCAGGTTTCCAGGCAGGCAAACAGCAGCGCTTCCTTGCTGCCATAATATTTGTAGATGGTCTGCAAGGAGACATTGGCGGCGGCAGCTATTTCACCAAAGCTGACGCTGTGGAATTCGCGCTCCGAAAACAAATCCAGCACCGCGCTTTCTATCCTTTGCCGTATCACCGGCTTGAGCAGGGAGCGGTCGAGGATGATTTTCTGCTTTTCCACAGCCATGGTTTTTGTCATTTTTGTCATATGTGTAATTAAAATTACCGATGTATCCATTTGCACTTTAATTGCTTTATTTAGAGTGCCTTACCAATTGACGCTTACCACGGCTTTCAATACAGTAAGTATTCAGCTGCAATCAGACACACGCAAAGTGTAATAATTATTACGCAAACATACAAGCCGGAGACGCTATGACTGAAGCTTATATTTTCGATTCCGTACGCACGCCGCGCGGCAAGGGCAAGAAGGATGGCAGCCTGCACCAGATGACGCCGGTCAATCTGCTGGCGCAGCTGCTGCACGCGCTGGAGCAACGCAACCAGCTCGATACCTCGCAAGTGGACGACGTCGTGCTCGGCTGCGTCACGCCGGTCGGCGAGCAAGGCGCCGACATCGCCCGCACTGCCGTGCTGTATGCCGGCTGGGACCAGTCGGTGGCGGGCGTGACGCAATCGCGCTTTTGCGCTTCCGGCCTGGAATCGGTCAACTTGGCGGCGATGAAGGTCATGTCCGGCCAGGAGCAGCTGGTGGTGGCCGGCGGCGTCGAGAGCATGTCGCGCTGGGCCATGGGTTCGGACGGCGGCGCCTGGTTCATGGATCCACGCGTCAACCAGAGCACCGGCTTTGCGCCGCAAGGGATAGGCGCCGACCTGATCGCCACGCTGGAAAATTTTTCGCGCAGCGATGTCGACAACTTCGCCCTGCAATCACAGAAAAAAGCGACCCATGCGCGCGCCGAAGGACGCTTCAGCAAATCGCTGGTGCCGGTGACCGACCTGAATGGGCTGGTGGTGCTGGATCACGATGAATACATCCGCGCCCAGACCACCATCGAAAACCTGGCGGCCTTGAATCCTGCTTTCGAGCAGATCGGCCAGATGGGTTTCGATGCGACTGCGCTGCGCAAATACACCACGGTCGAAAAAATCAACCACGTGCATCACGCCGGCAATTCCTCCGGCATCGTCGACGGCGCCGCGCTGGTGCTGGTCGGCAGCAAGGAGATGGGCCAGAAGCTGGGACTGAAGCCGCGCGCCCGCATCGTCGCCACCGCCGTCACCGGCTCCGAGCCGACCATCATGCTGACCGGGATCGCCCCTGCGGCGCGCAAGGCGCTGGCCAAGGCCAAGATGTCGGCCAAGGATATCGACCTGTTTGAAATCAATGAAGCGTTCGCCGCGGTGGTCATGCGCGCCATCCGTGATCTCGATATCGACCCGGCGCGGGTCAATGTCAATGGTGGCTCGATCGCAATGGGCCATCCGCTGGGCGCTACCGGCGCCATGATACTCGGCACCGCGCTCGACGAACTGGAGCGCAGCGGCAAGCAGACTGCCTTGATCTCGCTGTGCGTCGGCGGCGGCATGGGTATCGCCACCATTATCGAGCGAGTTTAATTTATTGCGGGACAGAGGCGCACGGCAAGTGCTGCCCGGGTAGGGTTTGAGAGCCACCGCAGCGTGGCGAATTACACTATCCGTGCGACTCTGTCCCCAACTGACTAGATACCAACACTTCAGAGGCACAGATCATGAGTGTGAATTTTCACAAAGACAGCGACAACATCGTCACCCTGACCCTGGACATGCCGGGCCGTTCGATGAATGTGCTGAACGAGGCGCTGACGGCGCCGTTCATGCAGGCGATTGCCACCATCGAAGCGGACGCCACTATCGCCGGCGTCATCATCACTTCAGGCAAGGCCGATTTCGTGGCCGGCGCTGATATCGAAAAGCTGTACCAGATCACTGAAGCGCAAGCGGCCTTTGACCTGGTGCAGGAATTCAAAGGCTTCATGCGCCGCCTGGAACTGTGCGGCCGGCCGGTGGTGGCGGCGTTGAACGGCACCGCGCTGGGCGGCGGCTTGGAGCTGGCGCTGGCTTGCCATCACCGCATCGCCATCAACAATCCCAAAGCCAAGTTCGGCCTGCCAGAAGTCAAGCTGGGACTACTGCCGGGCGGCGGCGGCACCCAGCGCCTGCCGCGCATGATCGGCATCCAGAGCGCGCTGCAGCTGATCCTGGAAGGCAAGGAACTGCGCGCGGAAGAAGCCCTGCAACAAGGAATAGTCCAGGAACTGGCCAGCGACAAGGAAGACCTGCTGGCCAAAGCCAAGGCCTGGTGCCTGGCTAACCCGAAGGCGAAGCAGCCTTGGGACGACAAGAAATTCCGCTGGCCCGGCGGCGATTCGCGTAGTCCGGGCAACGGCCAGCTGTGGGCGATTGTACCGTCGATGGCAAGCGCCAAGACTTTCGGCAACTATCCGGCCGCCACCAACATCATGAGCTGCGTGTTCGAAGGCGGGATTGTCGATTTCGATACTGCCTGCGAAATCGAATCGCGCTACTTCGTCAATTGCGCCTTGTCGCCGGTGGCCAAGAACATGATCGGCACGCTGTGGTTCCAGCTCAACGCCATCAACAAGGGCAAGTCGCGTCCGGAAGGCTTTGCCCCATCCAAGGTCAGCAAGGTCGGCATACTGGGCGCGGGCATGATGGGCGCAGGGATTGCCTACGCATCGGCGAAAGTCGGCATCGGCGTGGTGCTGCTGGATAACAGCCTGGAAAATGCGGAAAACGGCAAGAACTACTCCGCCAAGCTGCTCGACAAGGCGATCCGCCGCAAGCAGCAAACCGAAGACGGCAAGAGCGCCTTGCTGCAGCGTATACAGCCGACTGCCGACTTCAACGATCTGGCAGGCTGCGACCTGATCATCGAGGCGGTGTTTGAAGACCGCGCCATCAAGGCCGACGTGACCCGCAAGACCGAAGCGCTGATCAGCGCCGACGCCGTCTTCGCTTCCAACACTTCAACCCTGCCGATCAGCGGCCTGGCGCAGGCCAGCGTGCGGCCAGCCAATTTCATCGGCCTGCACTTCTTTTCGCCGGTAGACAAGATGCAGCTGGTGGAAATCATCGTCGGCGAACATACCAGCCAGCAAACCCTGGCGCGCGGCTTCGACTATGTGCAGCAGATCAAGAAGACGCCTATCGTGGTCAACGACTCGCGCGGCTTCTACACCTCGCGGGTGTTTGGCACCTATGTGATGGAAGGCTTGCAGCTGCTGATGGAAGGCCAGCATCCGCGCGCCATTGAAATGGCCGGCTTGCAGGCCGGCATGCCGGTAGGACCGCTGGCGGTGCACGACGAAGTCAGCCTGTCGCTGTCGCTGCACATACTGCAACAGACCCGCAAGGATTTCGCCGAAGCCGGCAAGCCGTTTGCAGGCCACCCGGCCGATGCCGGACTGGAAAAAATGGTGACTGAGCTGGATCGCAAGGGCAAGAAAGCCGGCAAGGGCTTCTACGATTATCCGGAAAA
The sequence above is a segment of the Collimonas sp. PA-H2 genome. Coding sequences within it:
- a CDS encoding TetR/AcrR family transcriptional regulator, which translates into the protein MTKTMAVEKQKIILDRSLLKPVIRQRIESAVLDLFSEREFHSVSFGEIAAAANVSLQTIYKYYGSKEALLFACLETWLGTLASRMLDHLQGIESCQDKLRKVFWVVLDFFDRNPKVSQLIMSSLQISAWGRDRTFRQPEMMEVLMKTLTDGRAEGVLTDEVDEKILLDYFIGILERLVHMHTMRGETEALALQANALFRMLWRAIARPAN
- a CDS encoding acetyl-CoA C-acetyltransferase, giving the protein MTEAYIFDSVRTPRGKGKKDGSLHQMTPVNLLAQLLHALEQRNQLDTSQVDDVVLGCVTPVGEQGADIARTAVLYAGWDQSVAGVTQSRFCASGLESVNLAAMKVMSGQEQLVVAGGVESMSRWAMGSDGGAWFMDPRVNQSTGFAPQGIGADLIATLENFSRSDVDNFALQSQKKATHARAEGRFSKSLVPVTDLNGLVVLDHDEYIRAQTTIENLAALNPAFEQIGQMGFDATALRKYTTVEKINHVHHAGNSSGIVDGAALVLVGSKEMGQKLGLKPRARIVATAVTGSEPTIMLTGIAPAARKALAKAKMSAKDIDLFEINEAFAAVVMRAIRDLDIDPARVNVNGGSIAMGHPLGATGAMILGTALDELERSGKQTALISLCVGGGMGIATIIERV
- a CDS encoding 3-hydroxyacyl-CoA dehydrogenase NAD-binding domain-containing protein yields the protein MSVNFHKDSDNIVTLTLDMPGRSMNVLNEALTAPFMQAIATIEADATIAGVIITSGKADFVAGADIEKLYQITEAQAAFDLVQEFKGFMRRLELCGRPVVAALNGTALGGGLELALACHHRIAINNPKAKFGLPEVKLGLLPGGGGTQRLPRMIGIQSALQLILEGKELRAEEALQQGIVQELASDKEDLLAKAKAWCLANPKAKQPWDDKKFRWPGGDSRSPGNGQLWAIVPSMASAKTFGNYPAATNIMSCVFEGGIVDFDTACEIESRYFVNCALSPVAKNMIGTLWFQLNAINKGKSRPEGFAPSKVSKVGILGAGMMGAGIAYASAKVGIGVVLLDNSLENAENGKNYSAKLLDKAIRRKQQTEDGKSALLQRIQPTADFNDLAGCDLIIEAVFEDRAIKADVTRKTEALISADAVFASNTSTLPISGLAQASVRPANFIGLHFFSPVDKMQLVEIIVGEHTSQQTLARGFDYVQQIKKTPIVVNDSRGFYTSRVFGTYVMEGLQLLMEGQHPRAIEMAGLQAGMPVGPLAVHDEVSLSLSLHILQQTRKDFAEAGKPFAGHPADAGLEKMVTELDRKGKKAGKGFYDYPENESKHLWPGLQQAFPLAATQLPQKDLIERMMFVQANEAAKCYEEKVVLTVADTNIGSIFGWGFAPFQGGALQYINAYGVANFVKRARQLAEQFGSYFTPAAILVQMAEQGRQFE
- the sodB gene encoding superoxide dismutase [Fe], whose translation is MAHTLPPLPYALDALAPHISKETLEFHYGKHHQTYVTNLNNLIPGTEFENASLEDIVKKSSGGVFNNAAQIWNHTFYWHSLSPVAQGGGGAPTGALADAINAKWGSFDNFKAELTKTAVGTFGSGWAWLVKNADGSLGLVSTSNAATPLTTDAKPLITVDVWEHAYYIDYRNARPKYLEAFWALANWEFASKNFA
- the xseA gene encoding exodeoxyribonuclease VII large subunit, producing MNLSSPPDNRSSGPQILTVSALNQAVARMLERSFPLAWVSGEISNFKSYASGHWYFTLKDDAAQVRGVMFKGRAQHAGFTPRDGDKVEVRALVTLYAARGDYQLNVEAIRRAGVGNLYEAFLRLKEKLNAEGLFDPARKRPLPPFARTIGIVTSLQAAALRDILTALARRAPHVRVILYPTPVQGDGAAEKIARAINTAAARAECELLLVCRGGGSIEDLWSFNDEAVARAIVAAPMPVISGVGHETDFTIADFAADLRAATPTAAAELATVPRGDWLATLEAHADDLTRALRRQLGEASQTLDWLGRRLSSPAATIAHERVKLQSLHSRLLHATRIPLTQSRYALLNLRTRLAARIPDTTAPRSALLEQSRRLGSALAAKNKDRRQALAALNAQLELLNPQRTLERGYAIVSDAKGHVIRTPQALQPRHFVTVQLAEGSAKVGIDSVQATLD
- a CDS encoding CoA transferase, giving the protein MQADTMADQLLNTLWDLAGQAPDALEQLSFSNLAQQLPSQFQVGALASATIGAQALAAAEFWRLRSGRRQSVMLDQRHALAIFRSERYLLIDGKPPADPWSPIAGYYQAGDGRWLQLHTNFPHHRDGVLRVLQCAGNRTAVAAAIAGWQASELDARLAQEGMCAALIRSPDEWLAHPQAAAIAGLPLFEIERIADSVPELLRGSLQRPLSGVRVLDLSRVIAAPVAGRTLAQHGAEVLAIGAAHLPNIPTLVIDNGRGKRAAQLDLRNEAGRQRLRELIRDADIFLHAYRPGALAAHGFSSEELQALRPGLIEIRLSAYGHAGPWAERRGFDSLVQSATGIAWEEGQAASSDKPGKLPCQALDHATGYLAAFCAITALQRRAIEGGGWRARVSLAQTGRWLQSMPRLADGLQHADLSAAEVDQWRQTIPSSFGELSAIAPAEQMTETPPHFDLPPSALDAYEASWQQ
- a CDS encoding citrate synthase family protein; protein product: MKKLLSAAEAASLLGVSTATLYSYVSRGMLSSLPGNSERSKLYPRDQVLRLVARRKDGRQAGHTVEQAIDWGKPILESRITLIEHGVIRYRGHDAMKLAHSATLEQVAMILWDSKDCFDGAVPVIDPQRWSAMRQPFAGCLPLQRGAALLAAAAPLLTQSDGPRDGAQLMRLLAAALLDADIRTAPLHQQCCDAWHLDAGHADLLRAALIACADHELNVSTFTVRCVASTGAALPAALLAGLSALSGPRHGGESLRVRAMIDAAMASEDMRGVLQRHLSQPVFMLGYGSRLPGFGHPLYPDGDPRGRMLIQMLAAQAGNAKTAALLAIADTASELSGQASNIDFALAAIEHAFGLARGASQTLFALGRCAGWIAHAKEQAASGQLIRPRARYVGSFDFLD